Part of the Propionimicrobium sp. PCR01-08-3 genome, CCCGGCGTCACGGTGCGAACCAAACGCTGAGTACCGCCGAAGCCCGGAGGAATGCCGAGGCCGGTCTCGGGCTGGCCGAAGGCGGCCTTCTCGGACGCCAGCCGAATGTCGCAGGCGCAGGAGAGTTCACAGCCACCGCCCAGCGCCCAGCCGTTCACCGCGGCCACGGTCGGCATCGGCAACCGCTCCAGCTTCAAGAAGATGCGGTTGGCCATATCGCTGAACGCCAACGCCTCGGCCGAGGTCATCGTGCTCATCTTGACCACGTCGGCACCGGCGACGAACGAACGGTCACCTGCGCCGGTGACGATCACCGCACGAGCATGATCGGCGACCGCTCGGTCGAGGGCCTCGTCCAGATCGAGCAGTACCTGCTCGTTCAGGGCATTGAGCGCCTCCTGCCGATCGATCGTGAGCGTGACGACAAGATCGTCGGCCAGCTCGTATTGTACGTAGGACATTTTTTCCTCCTTGGTGGGCGGCTCCATCGTTGGAGTCGCCAGGGAAATCCGGCACACTCATCTGGGCTGGGTATCGTTCTCGTGGGTGGCGCCGGGGAATCCCCTCGAGAACTTTGAAATGTGACTCTGCGGGTGAGCGTGGTCTGCCTCACACTCACCCGCAGAGATCAATTAACCATCTCGGAACTGGACGCCGAACCCGCCGCGTGGATAGTGCCATTCGAGGCTTCCGGGAGCCGCGACAGCCAAACACGTTCCGCACTCGAGGCACGCCGCGTACTCGACGGATATCGTCCCATCCGGTTCTTCTTGGTAGACCTGCGCAGGGCAAACCGCACAGAGCAACTTGCCCGTGCCCGTCGCTTTGGCGATGGCCTGGTTGACCTTGATGTGTGGCTCTTCCTCATCGGTGACGAACCGTACC contains:
- a CDS encoding 4Fe-4S dicluster domain-containing protein — translated: MPPVPERLAKVRFVTDEEEPHIKVNQAIAKATGTGKLLCAVCPAQVYQEEPDGTISVEYAACLECGTCLAVAAPGSLEWHYPRGGFGVQFRDG
- a CDS encoding enoyl-CoA hydratase-related protein: MSYVQYELADDLVVTLTIDRQEALNALNEQVLLDLDEALDRAVADHARAVIVTGAGDRSFVAGADVVKMSTMTSAEALAFSDMANRIFLKLERLPMPTVAAVNGWALGGGCELSCACDIRLASEKAAFGQPETGLGIPPGFGGTQRLVRTVTPGVAKEMIYTTRKVKADRALAIGLVNEVLPPEELMDAAHKLASEIAAQAPIGVRAAKRALTLGTGTDMATAVAIEAAQFASCFGSADQREAMTAFAEKRKHAPFEDR